One region of Streptomyces leeuwenhoekii genomic DNA includes:
- the tuf gene encoding elongation factor Tu, with product MAKAKFERTKPHVNIGTIGHIDHGKTTLTAAITKVLHDAYPDLNEATPFDNIDKAPEERQRGITISIAHVEYQTEARHYAHVDCPGHADYIKNMITGAAQMDGAILVVAATDGPMPQTKEHVLLARQVGVPYIVVALNKADMVDDEEILELVELEVRELLTEYEFPGDDVPVVKVSALKALEGEQEWVDSVLNLMKAVDEAIPQPERDVDKPFLMPIEDVFTITGRGTVVTGRIERGVLKVNETVDIIGIKPEKTSTTVTGIEMFRKLLDEGQAGENVGLLLRGIKREDVERGQVIIKPGSVTPHTEFEAQAYILSKDEGGRHTPFFNNYRPQFYFRTTDVTGVVTLPEGTEMVMPGDNTEMKVELIQPVAMEEGLKFAIREGGRTVGAGQVTKIVK from the coding sequence GTGGCGAAGGCGAAGTTCGAGCGGACTAAGCCGCACGTCAACATCGGCACCATCGGTCACATCGACCACGGTAAGACGACCCTCACGGCCGCCATTACCAAGGTGCTGCACGACGCGTACCCGGACCTGAACGAGGCCACCCCGTTCGACAACATCGACAAGGCGCCCGAGGAGCGCCAGCGCGGTATCACCATCTCCATCGCGCACGTCGAGTACCAGACCGAGGCGCGTCACTACGCCCACGTCGACTGCCCGGGTCACGCGGACTACATCAAGAACATGATCACGGGTGCGGCGCAGATGGACGGCGCCATCCTCGTGGTCGCCGCCACCGACGGCCCGATGCCGCAGACCAAGGAGCACGTGCTCCTGGCCCGCCAGGTCGGCGTTCCGTACATCGTCGTCGCCCTGAACAAGGCCGACATGGTGGACGACGAGGAGATCCTGGAGCTCGTCGAGCTCGAGGTCCGTGAGCTCCTCACCGAGTACGAGTTCCCGGGCGACGACGTTCCGGTCGTCAAGGTCTCCGCTCTGAAGGCCCTCGAGGGCGAGCAGGAGTGGGTGGACTCCGTCCTCAACCTGATGAAGGCCGTCGACGAGGCCATCCCGCAGCCGGAGCGCGACGTCGACAAGCCGTTCCTGATGCCGATCGAGGACGTCTTCACCATCACCGGTCGCGGTACGGTCGTCACCGGCCGTATCGAGCGTGGTGTCCTCAAGGTCAACGAGACCGTCGACATCATCGGCATCAAGCCGGAGAAGACCTCCACCACGGTCACCGGCATCGAGATGTTCCGCAAGCTGCTCGACGAGGGCCAGGCCGGTGAGAACGTCGGTCTGCTCCTCCGTGGCATCAAGCGCGAGGACGTCGAGCGCGGCCAGGTCATCATCAAGCCGGGCTCGGTCACCCCGCACACCGAGTTCGAGGCCCAGGCCTACATCCTGTCGAAGGACGAGGGTGGCCGCCACACCCCGTTCTTCAACAACTACCGCCCGCAGTTCTACTTCCGTACGACGGACGTGACCGGCGTCGTGACCCTCCCCGAGGGCACCGAGATGGTCATGCCGGGTGACAACACCGAGATGAAGGTGGAGCTCATCCAGCCCGTCGCCATGGAGGAGGGCCTGAAGTTCGCCATCCGCGAGGGTGGCCGGACCGTGGGCGCCGGCCAGGTCACCAAGATCGTCAAGTAA
- the rpsL gene encoding 30S ribosomal protein S12, with amino-acid sequence MPTIQQLVRKGRQDKVEKNKTPALEGSPQRRGVCTRVFTTTPKKPNSALRKVARVRLTSGIEVTAYIPGEGHNLQEHSIVLVRGGRVKDLPGVRYKIIRGSLDTQGVKNRKQARSRYGAKKEK; translated from the coding sequence GTGCCTACGATCCAGCAGCTGGTCCGGAAGGGCCGGCAGGACAAGGTCGAGAAGAACAAGACGCCCGCACTCGAGGGTTCCCCTCAGCGTCGCGGCGTCTGCACGCGTGTGTTCACGACCACCCCGAAGAAGCCGAACTCGGCCCTCCGTAAGGTCGCGCGTGTGCGCCTGACCAGCGGCATCGAGGTCACGGCCTACATTCCGGGTGAGGGACACAACCTGCAGGAGCACTCCATCGTGCTCGTGCGCGGCGGCCGTGTGAAGGACCTGCCGGGTGTTCGCTACAAGATCATCCGCGGTTCGCTCGACACCCAGGGTGTCAAGAACCGCAAGCAGGCCCGCAGCCGTTACGGCGCCAAGAAGGAGAAGTAA
- a CDS encoding lasso peptide isopeptide bond-forming cyclase, whose product MSDMHESAGTGPGDAHFAVFPDREEAAAVARFFRHPGTRVLAHASGRPWLVGHWSGSEITTARAGRAALAVVGWCPVGREELERHAARLRDLAELDALARSLPGSFHLVAALDGQLRIQGTASGLRLVFHAQVGGVQVAATSADLLATALGSEPDTGRLAVRLLWPVPHPLYETSVWQGVEAVSPEEALVVSADGRRVRRSRWWWPPEPVRSLARGAPRVREVLAEAVDVRTRQGGTVSSDLSGGLDSTSVCFLAARSPASVVAATWPGRDPADTDLAWARQAAGHLPDVEHVVWDADASALVYSDLLGIDDLLDEPSIGVMDRSRVLQHLPWLAGRGSRVHLTGIGGDHVAWCSEAYYHRLLRTRPLFAVRQLRGFRALWSWPLGATVRALADVRPYRDWLADSARRLRDPMPRTSVAGSLGWGMAPRLLPWTTPEAERLARRALLDSAAGARPLHPDRGLHTDLELIRTCTRIIRQWERMAARAGLPMASPFLDDRVIEACLAVRPEDRVTPWRYKPLLAEAMRGVVPEECLRRTNKAEASMDASDGLRRHRGDLMTLWTGSRLERLGLVDGEALRRLAQRPSAPGLRDAILYSTIACEVWLRARDRAPHPGTAVR is encoded by the coding sequence ATGTCCGACATGCACGAGAGTGCGGGAACGGGCCCCGGCGACGCGCACTTCGCGGTGTTCCCCGACCGCGAAGAGGCCGCCGCCGTGGCCCGCTTCTTCCGCCATCCCGGTACACGCGTCCTCGCCCACGCCTCGGGCCGTCCGTGGCTGGTGGGCCACTGGTCCGGCTCCGAGATCACCACCGCCCGGGCCGGGAGGGCGGCCCTCGCCGTCGTCGGGTGGTGCCCGGTCGGCCGGGAGGAACTGGAGCGCCACGCCGCCCGGCTGCGCGACCTCGCCGAACTCGACGCCCTCGCCCGGTCGCTGCCGGGCAGCTTCCATCTGGTGGCCGCGCTCGACGGGCAGCTCAGGATCCAGGGCACCGCCTCCGGACTCCGGCTGGTCTTCCACGCGCAGGTGGGCGGCGTACAGGTGGCGGCCACCAGCGCCGACCTGCTCGCCACCGCCCTGGGCAGCGAGCCCGACACCGGCCGGCTGGCGGTGCGGCTGCTGTGGCCGGTGCCGCACCCCCTGTACGAGACGTCGGTCTGGCAGGGCGTCGAGGCGGTCTCCCCCGAGGAGGCCCTCGTCGTCTCCGCCGACGGACGCCGGGTACGGCGCTCGCGCTGGTGGTGGCCCCCGGAACCGGTCCGCTCGCTCGCGCGGGGCGCGCCCCGGGTGCGGGAGGTCCTGGCGGAGGCGGTGGACGTGCGGACCCGGCAGGGCGGGACGGTCAGCTCCGACCTCTCCGGCGGCCTGGACTCCACGTCGGTGTGCTTCCTGGCCGCCCGCTCCCCGGCCTCCGTGGTGGCGGCGACCTGGCCCGGCCGGGACCCCGCCGACACCGATCTGGCCTGGGCCCGGCAGGCGGCGGGCCACCTCCCCGACGTCGAGCACGTGGTCTGGGACGCCGACGCGTCGGCGCTGGTCTACTCGGACCTGCTCGGCATCGACGATCTGCTCGACGAGCCGTCCATCGGCGTGATGGACCGCTCGCGCGTCCTGCAGCACCTGCCGTGGCTGGCCGGACGCGGCAGCCGGGTGCACCTCACCGGGATCGGCGGGGACCACGTCGCCTGGTGCTCCGAGGCGTACTACCACCGGCTGCTGCGCACCCGTCCGCTGTTCGCCGTGCGTCAGCTACGGGGCTTCCGAGCCTTGTGGAGCTGGCCGCTCGGCGCGACCGTGCGCGCGCTGGCCGACGTCCGCCCGTACCGGGACTGGCTGGCCGACAGCGCCCGCCGGCTGCGCGATCCGATGCCGCGGACCTCCGTCGCCGGCAGTCTCGGCTGGGGGATGGCGCCCCGGCTGCTGCCATGGACGACCCCCGAGGCCGAGCGGCTGGCCCGGCGGGCCCTGCTGGACTCGGCGGCCGGGGCCCGGCCCCTGCACCCCGACCGGGGGCTGCACACGGACCTGGAGCTCATCCGCACCTGCACCCGCATCATCCGCCAGTGGGAGCGGATGGCGGCCCGGGCCGGACTCCCGATGGCCTCCCCGTTCCTCGACGACCGGGTGATCGAGGCGTGTCTCGCGGTCCGCCCCGAGGACCGGGTCACGCCCTGGCGCTACAAGCCCCTGCTCGCCGAGGCGATGCGCGGCGTCGTCCCGGAGGAGTGCCTGCGCCGCACGAACAAGGCGGAGGCGTCGATGGACGCGTCCGACGGGCTGCGCCGCCACCGCGGCGATCTGATGACCCTGTGGACCGGCTCCCGGCTGGAGCGGCTCGGCCTGGTCGACGGCGAGGCGCTGCGCCGGCTCGCGCAGCGGCCCTCCGCGCCCGGTCTGCGCGACGCCATCCTCTACTCGACCATCGCCTGCGAGGTGTGGCTGCGGGCCCGGGACCGCGCGCCGCACCCGGGTACCGCCGTCCGCTGA
- the rpsG gene encoding 30S ribosomal protein S7 — protein sequence MPRKGPAPKRPVIVDPVYGSPLVTSLINKVLLNGKRSTAERIVYGAMEGLREKTGNDPVITLKRALENIKPTLEVKSRRVGGATYQVPVEVKPGRANTLALRWLVGYSRARREKTMTERLLNELLDASNGLGAAVKKREDTHKMAESNKAFAHYRW from the coding sequence ATGCCTCGTAAGGGCCCCGCCCCGAAGCGTCCGGTCATCGTCGACCCGGTCTACGGCTCTCCTCTGGTGACCTCCCTGATCAACAAGGTGCTGCTGAACGGCAAGCGCTCCACCGCCGAGCGCATCGTCTACGGCGCCATGGAGGGCCTGCGCGAGAAGACCGGCAACGACCCGGTCATCACGCTCAAGCGCGCTCTGGAGAACATCAAGCCGACCCTCGAGGTCAAGTCCCGCCGTGTCGGTGGCGCCACCTACCAGGTTCCGGTCGAGGTCAAGCCCGGCCGTGCCAACACCCTGGCGCTGCGCTGGCTGGTCGGTTACTCCCGCGCCCGTCGCGAGAAGACCATGACCGAGCGTCTGCTCAACGAGCTCCTCGACGCCAGCAACGGCCTCGGTGCCGCTGTGAAGAAGCGCGAGGACACCCACAAGATGGCCGAGTCCAACAAGGCCTTCGCGCACTACCGCTGGTAG
- a CDS encoding keywimysin-related RiPP, with protein MKKAYEAPTLVRLGSFRRKTGLLQRSGNDRLILSKN; from the coding sequence ATGAAGAAGGCGTACGAGGCCCCCACCCTCGTCCGGCTGGGGTCGTTCCGCCGGAAGACCGGGCTGCTGCAGCGCAGCGGCAACGACCGTCTGATCCTCAGCAAGAACTGA
- the fusA gene encoding elongation factor G: MATTSLDLARVRNIGIMAHIDAGKTTTTERILFYTGVSYKIGEVHDGAATMDWMEQEQERGITITSAATTCHWSLENVDHTINIIDTPGHVDFTVEVERSLRVLDGAVTVFDGVAGVEPQSETVWRQADRYGVPRICFVNKLDRTGAEFHRCVDMISDRLGAQPLVMQLPIGAEADFRGVVDLVRMKALVWSAEATKGEMYDVVDIPDTHTEAAEEYRGKLLEAVAENDEEMMELYLEGNEPTEEQLYAAIRRITIASGKGQGTTVTPVFCGTAFKNKGVQPLLDAVVRYLPSPVDIEAIEGQDVKDPETVIKRKPSDDEPLSALAFKIMSDPHLGKLTFVRVYSGRLESGTAVLNSVKGRKERIGKIYRMHANKREEIESVGAGDIVAVMGLKQTTTGETLCDEKAPVVLESMDFPAPVIEVAIEPKSKGDQEKLGVAIQRLAEEDPSFQVHTNEETGQTVIGGMGELHLEVLVDRMKREFKVEANVGKPQVAYRETIRKSVEKVEYTHKKQTGGTGQFGRVIISVEPIEGGDASYEFVNQVTGGRIPKEYIPSVDAGCQEAMQFGILAGYEMTGVRVTLLDGAYHEVDSSELAFKIAGSQAFKEAARKASPVLLEPMMAVEVTTPEDYMGDVIGDINSRRGQIQAMEERAGARVVKGLVPLSEMFGYVGDLRSKTSGRASYSMQFDSYAEVPRNVAEEIIAKAKGE; the protein is encoded by the coding sequence ATGGCTACCACTTCGCTTGACCTGGCCAGGGTGCGCAACATCGGCATCATGGCCCACATCGACGCGGGCAAGACGACCACCACCGAGCGGATCCTGTTCTACACCGGCGTCTCGTACAAGATCGGTGAGGTCCACGACGGCGCTGCCACCATGGACTGGATGGAGCAGGAGCAGGAGCGTGGCATCACGATCACCTCTGCTGCCACCACCTGCCACTGGTCGCTGGAGAACGTCGACCACACCATCAACATCATCGACACGCCGGGTCACGTCGACTTCACCGTCGAGGTGGAGCGTTCCCTGCGCGTGCTCGACGGTGCCGTGACGGTGTTCGACGGCGTCGCCGGCGTCGAGCCGCAGTCCGAGACGGTGTGGCGTCAGGCGGACCGCTACGGCGTTCCGCGTATCTGCTTCGTCAACAAGCTCGACCGCACCGGTGCCGAGTTCCACCGCTGCGTCGACATGATCTCCGACCGCCTGGGCGCGCAGCCGCTGGTCATGCAGCTGCCGATCGGCGCCGAGGCCGACTTCCGGGGCGTCGTGGACCTGGTCCGCATGAAGGCCCTGGTCTGGTCCGCGGAGGCCACCAAGGGCGAGATGTACGACGTCGTCGACATCCCGGACACCCACACCGAGGCTGCCGAGGAGTACCGCGGCAAGCTTCTGGAGGCCGTCGCCGAGAACGACGAAGAGATGATGGAGCTGTACCTGGAGGGCAACGAGCCCACCGAGGAGCAGCTCTACGCGGCCATCCGCCGCATCACCATCGCCTCCGGCAAGGGCCAGGGCACCACGGTGACCCCGGTCTTCTGCGGCACCGCCTTCAAGAACAAGGGTGTTCAGCCCCTGCTCGACGCGGTCGTGCGCTACCTGCCGTCCCCGGTCGACATCGAGGCCATCGAGGGCCAGGACGTCAAGGACCCCGAGACGGTCATCAAGCGCAAGCCGTCCGACGACGAGCCGCTGTCGGCGCTGGCGTTCAAGATCATGAGCGACCCGCACCTCGGCAAGCTCACCTTCGTCCGCGTGTACTCCGGCCGCCTGGAGTCCGGCACCGCCGTGCTGAACTCCGTCAAGGGCCGCAAGGAGCGCATCGGCAAGATCTACCGCATGCACGCCAACAAGCGTGAGGAGATCGAGTCGGTGGGCGCCGGCGACATCGTCGCGGTCATGGGTCTGAAGCAGACCACGACCGGTGAGACGCTGTGCGACGAGAAGGCCCCGGTGGTGCTGGAGTCCATGGACTTCCCGGCGCCGGTCATCGAGGTCGCGATCGAGCCCAAGTCCAAGGGTGACCAGGAGAAGCTGGGTGTCGCCATCCAGCGTCTCGCGGAGGAGGACCCCTCCTTCCAGGTGCACACCAACGAGGAGACCGGCCAGACCGTCATCGGCGGTATGGGCGAGCTGCACCTCGAGGTGCTCGTCGACCGCATGAAGCGTGAGTTCAAGGTCGAGGCCAACGTCGGCAAGCCGCAGGTCGCGTACCGCGAGACCATCCGCAAGTCGGTCGAGAAGGTCGAGTACACCCACAAGAAGCAGACCGGTGGTACCGGCCAGTTCGGCCGCGTCATCATCTCGGTCGAGCCGATCGAGGGTGGCGACGCCTCCTACGAGTTCGTCAACCAGGTCACCGGTGGACGTATCCCGAAGGAGTACATCCCCTCGGTCGACGCCGGCTGCCAGGAGGCCATGCAGTTCGGCATCCTCGCCGGTTACGAGATGACCGGTGTGCGCGTGACGCTGCTCGACGGTGCCTACCACGAGGTCGACTCCTCCGAGCTCGCGTTCAAGATCGCCGGTTCGCAGGCCTTCAAGGAGGCCGCGCGCAAGGCGTCCCCCGTGCTCCTCGAGCCGATGATGGCCGTCGAGGTCACCACGCCCGAGGACTACATGGGTGACGTCATCGGCGACATCAACTCCCGCCGTGGCCAGATCCAGGCCATGGAGGAGCGGGCGGGTGCCCGCGTCGTGAAGGGCCTCGTGCCCCTGTCGGAGATGTTCGGCTACGTCGGAGACCTCCGCAGCAAGACGTCGGGTCGCGCAAGCTACTCGATGCAGTTCGACTCCTACGCCGAGGTTCCGCGGAACGTCGCCGAGGAGATCATCGCGAAGGCCAAGGGCGAGTAA